A region of Triplophysa rosa linkage group LG16, Trosa_1v2, whole genome shotgun sequence DNA encodes the following proteins:
- the LOC130566524 gene encoding collagen alpha-1(XIV) chain isoform X1 yields MRGRALLIVILTSVLCTHAQVSSPRRLRLKELSPSMLSVTWKEPKGQFDVYKLVYSTDPGGFERELSVSKKESKAVIQGFDPSKEITVRITAVRGTEQSKPLMATYTGSGSEVSEVSVRQDPSDSEDDNQITEVDIFMCKTPAVADIVILVDGSWSIGRINFRLVRMFLESLVKAFSVGSEHTRIGLAQYSGDPRIEWHLNTHRTKESVIDAVKNLPYKGGNTLTGLALMYILENSFKPESGSRTDVPKIGILITDGKSQDDVQFPAQSLREAGIELFAIGVKNADENELRAIASPPEDTHVYNVADFSVMSSIVEGLTRAVCERVSELSKEISGETVPHSSRSLDVPSNLVTSEVTARSFRVSWTHAAGQVEKYRVVYYATKGSKPEEVVVNGDENSVVLSYLNSLTEYEIAVFAVYSNRASEALRGSETTLVLPTVNNLELYDLTHSTMRVRWREAEGASGYMILYAPLTRGDAADEKEVKVDDSVTQVELEGLTPDTEYTVTVYAMYGEEASDPMTGQQTTLPLTPARNLRISDVSHSSAKLSWDSASRKVKGYRIVYVKTDAVETNQVEIGPVTTLLLRNLTSLTEYTVAIFPVYDEGQADPLTDSFTTNVVPQPVNLRSSDVSSDRFKVMWQHAASDVSFYRLIWRPAAGGETKEFLMNGNSNWYVITGLRPLTEYEVSLSGVYRDESESDPVEISESTVARTTTAATTTTSTATAVVRQVVRNIRLSDATTFSMRVSWDSAGPNVRQYRVSYISTRGDRAEQLSMVPAGQMSVVLQPLLSDIEYRVSVSAVYSDGEGPVLTRVARTLPLSAPSNLRVSEEWYNRFRITWDTPPSPTMGYRIVYQPTSVLGRALETFVGDDVNTMLILNLLSGTEYSVKVIATYTTGSSDALTGRAKTLYLGVNNLNTYQVRVTSMCAQWQPHRHANQYRVIIESQLNGEKQEVRLGGSASRYCFNDLTPNTLYKISIHAQLQDAEGPAVTTTQRTFPVPTVPPTRAATSPPATLPATKEVCRAAKADLVFLVDGSWSVGDENFQKIIRFLYSTTGALDRIGPDGTQVALAQFSDDPRTEFKLNSYDKKETLLDAIQRITYKGGNTKTGRAMKHVKDAVFTAVGGARRGVPKVLVVLTDGRSQDDVLLVSQELQVEGYIVFAIGFSDADYGELVSIASKPSERHVFFVDDLDAFRKIEEKLVTFVCEAASATCPSVPMSGSTLPGFRMMEMFGLVVHTYSSVNGVSMQPGTFNSYSSYRLSSDNLITQPTRLIHPEGLPSDYTITMLFRLLPETPKEPFALWAILNSNNEPLVGVILDNEGKTLTFFNTDYNGDFQAVTFEGAEIQKLFYGSFHKLHIAVSKTSALVMVDCKSVGEKSINAASNISTDGLEVLGRTVRSRGSKVNSAPFQLQSFDIVCSTSWARRDKCCELPNLRKESDCPALPRACTCTQDSKGPPGPTGPPGGPGIRGARGDRGEPGPGGPVGLVGDAGVPGAQGPPGPPGPSGRSIRGPQGAAGETGQKGEAGSPGPQGVPGTPGPAGRDGPPGHRGLTGKDGPQGREGPRGTIGGPGAPGAPGENGPPGPTGHQGPPGILGAKGEKGERVSALFSLIWSQQGCDFLTSLGSPAVMCSQQRPFRPSPDKCVSNSFRVTWHVTTPFSITFPVSRSLSAPCPALQESPDDQEPQDLRESRARLGDLDFLAVMERTASPEPEVLRVRKERKGVQVWVCRDSEELLGLQDRPVKGEQEVLELLVVPVTPVLPADLEFQDPWVRPDRPDIVTRTLA; encoded by the exons tgTCGAGCCCCAGGAGGCTGCGATTGAAAGAGTTGAGTCCCAGCATGCTCAGCGTAACCTGGAAAGAACCAAAGGGACAGTTTGACGTCTACAAGCTGGTGTACAGCACTGACCCGG GAGGATTTGAGCGTGAGCTGTCAGTGAGTAAAAAAGAATCTAAAGCCGTCATCCAAGGGTTTGACCCCAGTAAAGAGATCACAGTGAGGATCACAGCTGTCAGAGGAACAGAGCAGAGTAAACCACTGATGGCCACATACACCG gTTCAGGGTCAGAGGTGAGTGAGGTCAGTGTGCGGCAGGACCCCAGTGATTCTGAAGATGACAATCAGATCACTGAAG TGGATATCTTCATGTGTAAGACTCCAGCCGTTGCTGATATTGTCATTCTGGTGGATGGATCGTGGAGTATCGGGCGGATTAATTTCCGTTTGGTGCGGATGTTTCTGGAAAGTCTTGTGAAGGCCTTCTCTGTTGGATCAGAACACACTCGCATCG gcttGGCTCAGTACAGTGGAGATCCCAGGATTGAGTGGCATTTAAACACTCACAGGACTAAAGAATCTGTGATCGACGCTGTCAAGAATCTACCTTACAAAGGAGGAAACACACTCACag GTCTTGCTTTGATGTATATTTTGGAGAACAGCTTTAAGCCTGAATCTGGATCCAGAACTGATGTTCCTAAGATTGGGATTCTGATCACTGATGGCAAGTCACAGGATGATGTTCAGTTTCCAGCTCAGAGTCTCAGAGAAGCAGGAATTGAGCTGTTTGCTATCG GTGTGAAGAACGCTGATGAGAACGAACTGAGAGCCATCGCTTCTCCACCAGAAGACACTCACGTTTATAATGTGGCTGACTTCAGTGTCATGAGCTCCATCGTGGAGGGACTCACCAGAGCCGTCTGTGAGCGGGTCAGTGAGCTCAGCAAAGAGATCAGCG gtgagACGGTACCGCATTCCTCGAGGTCTCTTGATGTACCCAGTAATCTTGTGACGTCTGAGGTCACAGCCAGGAGTTTCCGTGTGTCGTGGACTCATGCTGCAGGGCAGGTGGAGAAGTACAGAGTGGTTTACTACGCTACTAAAGGATCTAAACCGGAGGAG GTGGTGGTAAACGGAGACGAGAACTCTGTGGTGTTGAGCTATCTGAACTCTCTGACAGAGTATGAGATCGCTGTGTTTGCCGTCTACAGCAACCGGGCCAGTGAAGCTCTGAGGGGCAGTGAGACCACCT TGGTGTTGCCGACGGTGAATAACCTGGAGCTGTATGACCTCACTCACAGCACGATGCGTGTGCGCTGGCGAGAGGCTGAAGGGGCTTCTGGGTACATGATCCTGTACGCCCCTCTGACACGAGGAGACGCCGCCGATGAGAAGGAG gtgaaGGTGGATGACTCTGTGACTCAGGTTGAACTGGAAGGTTTGACTCCTGATACTGAATACACAGTGACTGTATATGCCATGTATGGAGAAGAGGCCAGTGACCCCATGACAGGACAGCAGACCACAC TTCCTCTGACTCCGGCTCGTAACCTGCGCATCTCTGATGTCAGTCACAGCTCAGCTAAACTTTCCTGGGACTCAGCGTCTCGTAAGGTCAAAGGTTACCGTATTGTTTATGTGAAGACTGATGCTGTTGAGACCAATCAG GTTGAGATAGGTCCGGTTACCACACTGCTCCTCCGCAACCTGACCTCTCTGACGGAGTACACCGTCGCCATCTTCCCTGTGTATGACGAGGGACAAGCTGACCCTCTGACAGACAGCTTTACCACCA ATGTGGTTCCTCAGCCGGTGAATCTGAGGAGCAGTGACGTGTCCTCTGATCGTTTTAAAGTGATGTGGCAGCACGCCGCATCTGATGTCTCTTTCTACAGACTCATCTGGAGACCTGCAGCTGGAGGAGAAACAAAAGag TTTCTCATGAATGGGAACTCAAACTGGTACGTGATCACGGGTCTGAGGCCTTTGACTGAATATGAAGTTTCTCTGTCTGGGGTGTACCGAGATGAATCTGAGAGTGATCCAGTGGAGATCAGTGAATCTACAG TGGCCAGAACAACAACAGCTGCTACAACCACCACAAGCACAGCAACAGCCG ttgtGCGACAGGTGGTCAGGAATATCAGGCTGAGTGATGCGACGACCTTCAGCATGCGCGTGTCATGGGATTCTGCAGGGCCAAACGTGCGTCAGTACAGAGTGTCTTACATCAGCACAAGAGGTGACCGCGCTGAACAGCTG TCGATGGTTCCTGCGGGTCAGATGTCAGTCGTGCTTCAGCCTCTTCTGTCAGACATAGAGTATCGTGTCAGCGTGTCAGCGGTGTACAGTGATGGCGAGGGTCCTGTACTCACACGCGTCGCACGCACAC TGCCTCTGTCTGCACCCAGCAACCTCCGGGTGTCAGAGGAATGGTACAATCGCTTCCGGATCACCTGGGACACACCTCCTTCTCCCACCATGGGGTACAGGATTGTGTACCAGCCCACCTCAG TGCTGGGTCGTGCGCTGGAGACGTTTGTCGGTGATGATGTGAACACGATGTTGATCTTGAATCTGTTGAGTGGGACGGAGTACAGCGTTAAAGTCATCGCCACATATACCACAGGATCCAGCGATGCGCTGACCGGGCGCGCCAAAACAC tTTATCTGGGAGTGAATAATCTCAACACATACCAGGTGCGGGTGACAAGCATGTGTGCCCAGTGGCAGCCCCATCGTCATGCCAACCAGTACCGTGTCATCATTGAGTCACAGCTGA ATGGTgagaaacaggaagtgaggtTGGGTGGCTCCGCCTCCAGGTACTGCTTTAATGACCTCACACCGAACACATTGTACAAGATCAGCATTCACGCTCAGCTGCAGGACGCGGAAGGGCCTGCGGTCACCACCACACAGAGAACAT TTCCTGTGCCCACAGTCCCCCCCACCAGAGCCGCCACCTCCCCCCCGGCCACTTTACCTGCTACTAAAGAAG TGTGTCGAGCAGCTAAAGCTGACCTGGTGTTTCTGGTGGACGGTTCGTGGAGTGTTGGAGATGAAAACTTCCAGAAGATCATCCGTTTTCTGTACAGCACAACAGGAGCTCTGGACAGGATCGGACCTGATGGaacacag GTGGCTCTCGCTCAGTTCAGCGACGATCCTCGTACAGAGTTTAAACTGAACTCCTATGACAAAAAAGAAACTCTTCTGGACGCTATTCAGAGAATCACTTATAAAGGAGGAAACACAAAGACAG GCAGAGCCATGAAGCACGTCAAAGATGCTGTGTTCACTGcggtgggcggggctagaaggGGCGTGCCCAAAGTCCTGGTGGTGCTGACGGATGGGCGTTCCCAAGACGATGTCCTTCTCGTGTCCCAGGAGCTCCAGGTGGAAG GTTATATCGTGTTTGCCATCGGTTTTTCTGATGCCGATTACGGCGAGCTGGTGAGTATTGCCAGCAAACCCAGTGAGAGACACGTGTTCTTCGTGGACGATCTCGACGCCTTCAGAAAGATCGAAGAGAAGCTCGTCACCTTTGTGTGTGAGGCCGCATCAGcaa CCTGTCCATCTGTACCTATGAGTGGCAGCACATTACCAg gCTTCAGGATGATGGAGATGTTTGGTTTGGTGGTTCACACGTACAGCAGTGTGAACGGTGTCTCCATGCAGCCCGGCACCTTTAACAGTTACAGCAGCTACAGACTGAGTAGTGATAATCTCATCACACAACCCACCAG GTTAATCCATCCGGAGGGTCTGCCATCAGACTACACCATCACAATGCTTTTCCGGCTGCTTCCAGAAACCCCCAAGGAGCCATTTGCATTGTGGGCAATCCTGAACAGCAACAACGAGCCATTAGTGGGTGTGATTCTGGACA ATGAAGGGAAGACTTTGACCTTCTTCAACACAGACTATAACGGTGATTTCCAGGCGGTGACGTTTGAGGGGGCAGAAATTCAGAAACTCTTTTACGGCAGTTTTCATAAG ctCCACATCGCAGTGAGTAAGACCTCGGCTCTGGTGATGGTTGACTGTAAGTCAGTGGGTGAGAAATCTATTAATGCTGCCAGTAACATCAGCACTGATGGTTTGGAGGTGCTGGGCAGGACGGTTCGATCCAGAGGATCCAAAGTCAACTCTGCACcg TTTCAGCTGCAATCGTTTGATATTGTTTGTAGCACATCATGGGCCAGACGGGACAAATGCTGTGAGCTGCCCAACctg AGAAAGGAATCAGATTGTCCCGCACTGCCCCGTGCCTGCACCTGCACACAGGACAGCAAGGGACCCCCTGGCCCCACGGGACCCCCT ggaGGTCCTGGTATCAGAGGAGCTCGAGGAGATCGAGGAGAACCTGGACCAGGG ggtCCTGTTGGTCTAGTAGGTGATGCTGGAGTTCCAGGTGCTCAGGGTCCCCCCGGACCCCCAGGGCCCAGCGGACGCTCCATCAGAGGCCCTCAG gggGCCGCCGGTGAGACGGGGCAGAAAGGTGAGGCAGGCTCTCCAGGGCCTCAG GGTGTTCCAGGCACTCCAGGGCCAGCAGGACGTGACGGGCCCCCAGGACACCGG GGCCTGACGGGTAAAGATGGGCCTCAGGGAAGAGAGGGACCCCGGGGAACCATA GGAGGTCCGGGGGCTCCAGGAGCCCCAGGAGAAAACGGCCCCCCAGGACCTACAGGACACCAGGGTCCTCCG GGTATCCTAGGAGCTAAAGGAGAGAAGGGTGAGAGGGTGAGTGCTCTCTTCTCACtgatctggagtcagcaggGATGTGACTTTTTGACCTCGCTGGGATCACCCGC GGTGATGTGCAGTCAACAGCGTCCGTTCAGGCCATCGCCAGACAAGTGTGTGAGCAACTCATTCAGA GTCACATGGCACGTTACAACTCCATTCTCAATCACGTTCCCAGTCAGCCGGTCTCTATCCGCACCGTGCCCGGCCCTCCAGGAGAGTCCGGACGACCAGGAGCCCCAGGACCTCAGGGAGAGCAGGGCCCGTCTGGGCGACCTGGATTTCCTGGCAGTAATGGAGAGAACGGCCAGCCCGGAGCCAGAG GTCCTCCGGGTGAGAAAGGAGAGAAAGGGAGTCCAGGTGTGGGTGTGCAGGGACTCCGAGGAGCTGCTGGGCCTCCAG GACCGCCCGGTGAAGGGAGAACAGGAAGTACTGGAGCTTCTGGTCGTCCCGGTAACCCCGGTACTCCCGGCAGACCTGGAATTCCAGGACCCGTGGGTCCGCCCGGACCGCCCGGATATTGTGACCAGAACTCTTGCTTAG
- the LOC130566524 gene encoding collagen alpha-1(XIV) chain isoform X3, translating into MRGRALLIVILTSVLCTHAQVSSPRRLRLKELSPSMLSVTWKEPKGQFDVYKLVYSTDPGGFERELSVSKKESKAVIQGFDPSKEITVRITAVRGTEQSKPLMATYTGSGSEVSEVSVRQDPSDSEDDNQITEVDIFMCKTPAVADIVILVDGSWSIGRINFRLVRMFLESLVKAFSVGSEHTRIGLAQYSGDPRIEWHLNTHRTKESVIDAVKNLPYKGGNTLTGLALMYILENSFKPESGSRTDVPKIGILITDGKSQDDVQFPAQSLREAGIELFAIGVKNADENELRAIASPPEDTHVYNVADFSVMSSIVEGLTRAVCERVSELSKEISGETVPHSSRSLDVPSNLVTSEVTARSFRVSWTHAAGQVEKYRVVYYATKGSKPEEVVVNGDENSVVLSYLNSLTEYEIAVFAVYSNRASEALRGSETTLVLPTVNNLELYDLTHSTMRVRWREAEGASGYMILYAPLTRGDAADEKEVKVDDSVTQVELEGLTPDTEYTVTVYAMYGEEASDPMTGQQTTLPLTPARNLRISDVSHSSAKLSWDSASRKVKGYRIVYVKTDAVETNQVEIGPVTTLLLRNLTSLTEYTVAIFPVYDEGQADPLTDSFTTNVVPQPVNLRSSDVSSDRFKVMWQHAASDVSFYRLIWRPAAGGETKEFLMNGNSNWYVITGLRPLTEYEVSLSGVYRDESESDPVEISESTVARTTTAATTTTSTATAVVRQVVRNIRLSDATTFSMRVSWDSAGPNVRQYRVSYISTRGDRAEQLSMVPAGQMSVVLQPLLSDIEYRVSVSAVYSDGEGPVLTRVARTLPLSAPSNLRVSEEWYNRFRITWDTPPSPTMGYRIVYQPTSVLGRALETFVGDDVNTMLILNLLSGTEYSVKVIATYTTGSSDALTGRAKTLYLGVNNLNTYQVRVTSMCAQWQPHRHANQYRVIIESQLNGEKQEVRLGGSASRYCFNDLTPNTLYKISIHAQLQDAEGPAVTTTQRTFPVPTVPPTRAATSPPATLPATKEVCRAAKADLVFLVDGSWSVGDENFQKIIRFLYSTTGALDRIGPDGTQVALAQFSDDPRTEFKLNSYDKKETLLDAIQRITYKGGNTKTGRAMKHVKDAVFTAVGGARRGVPKVLVVLTDGRSQDDVLLVSQELQVEGYIVFAIGFSDADYGELVSIASKPSERHVFFVDDLDAFRKIEEKLVTFVCEAASATCPSVPMSGSTLPGFRMMEMFGLVVHTYSSVNGVSMQPGTFNSYSSYRLSSDNLITQPTRLIHPEGLPSDYTITMLFRLLPETPKEPFALWAILNSNNEPLVGVILDNEGKTLTFFNTDYNGDFQAVTFEGAEIQKLFYGSFHKLHIAVSKTSALVMVDCKSVGEKSINAASNISTDGLEVLGRTVRSRGSKVNSAPFQLQSFDIVCSTSWARRDKCCELPNLRKESDCPALPRACTCTQDSKGPPGPTGPPGGPGIRGARGDRGEPGPGGPVGLVGDAGVPGAQGPPGPPGPSGRSIRGPQGAAGETGQKGEAGSPGPQGVPGTPGPAGRDGPPGHRGLTGKDGPQGREGPRGTIGGPGAPGAPGENGPPGPTGHQGPPGILGAKGEKGERVTWHVTTPFSITFPVSRSLSAPCPALQESPDDQEPQDLRESRARLGDLDFLAVMERTASPEPEVLRVRKERKGVQVWVCRDSEELLGLQDRPVKGEQEVLELLVVPVTPVLPADLEFQDPWVRPDRPDIVTRTLA; encoded by the exons tgTCGAGCCCCAGGAGGCTGCGATTGAAAGAGTTGAGTCCCAGCATGCTCAGCGTAACCTGGAAAGAACCAAAGGGACAGTTTGACGTCTACAAGCTGGTGTACAGCACTGACCCGG GAGGATTTGAGCGTGAGCTGTCAGTGAGTAAAAAAGAATCTAAAGCCGTCATCCAAGGGTTTGACCCCAGTAAAGAGATCACAGTGAGGATCACAGCTGTCAGAGGAACAGAGCAGAGTAAACCACTGATGGCCACATACACCG gTTCAGGGTCAGAGGTGAGTGAGGTCAGTGTGCGGCAGGACCCCAGTGATTCTGAAGATGACAATCAGATCACTGAAG TGGATATCTTCATGTGTAAGACTCCAGCCGTTGCTGATATTGTCATTCTGGTGGATGGATCGTGGAGTATCGGGCGGATTAATTTCCGTTTGGTGCGGATGTTTCTGGAAAGTCTTGTGAAGGCCTTCTCTGTTGGATCAGAACACACTCGCATCG gcttGGCTCAGTACAGTGGAGATCCCAGGATTGAGTGGCATTTAAACACTCACAGGACTAAAGAATCTGTGATCGACGCTGTCAAGAATCTACCTTACAAAGGAGGAAACACACTCACag GTCTTGCTTTGATGTATATTTTGGAGAACAGCTTTAAGCCTGAATCTGGATCCAGAACTGATGTTCCTAAGATTGGGATTCTGATCACTGATGGCAAGTCACAGGATGATGTTCAGTTTCCAGCTCAGAGTCTCAGAGAAGCAGGAATTGAGCTGTTTGCTATCG GTGTGAAGAACGCTGATGAGAACGAACTGAGAGCCATCGCTTCTCCACCAGAAGACACTCACGTTTATAATGTGGCTGACTTCAGTGTCATGAGCTCCATCGTGGAGGGACTCACCAGAGCCGTCTGTGAGCGGGTCAGTGAGCTCAGCAAAGAGATCAGCG gtgagACGGTACCGCATTCCTCGAGGTCTCTTGATGTACCCAGTAATCTTGTGACGTCTGAGGTCACAGCCAGGAGTTTCCGTGTGTCGTGGACTCATGCTGCAGGGCAGGTGGAGAAGTACAGAGTGGTTTACTACGCTACTAAAGGATCTAAACCGGAGGAG GTGGTGGTAAACGGAGACGAGAACTCTGTGGTGTTGAGCTATCTGAACTCTCTGACAGAGTATGAGATCGCTGTGTTTGCCGTCTACAGCAACCGGGCCAGTGAAGCTCTGAGGGGCAGTGAGACCACCT TGGTGTTGCCGACGGTGAATAACCTGGAGCTGTATGACCTCACTCACAGCACGATGCGTGTGCGCTGGCGAGAGGCTGAAGGGGCTTCTGGGTACATGATCCTGTACGCCCCTCTGACACGAGGAGACGCCGCCGATGAGAAGGAG gtgaaGGTGGATGACTCTGTGACTCAGGTTGAACTGGAAGGTTTGACTCCTGATACTGAATACACAGTGACTGTATATGCCATGTATGGAGAAGAGGCCAGTGACCCCATGACAGGACAGCAGACCACAC TTCCTCTGACTCCGGCTCGTAACCTGCGCATCTCTGATGTCAGTCACAGCTCAGCTAAACTTTCCTGGGACTCAGCGTCTCGTAAGGTCAAAGGTTACCGTATTGTTTATGTGAAGACTGATGCTGTTGAGACCAATCAG GTTGAGATAGGTCCGGTTACCACACTGCTCCTCCGCAACCTGACCTCTCTGACGGAGTACACCGTCGCCATCTTCCCTGTGTATGACGAGGGACAAGCTGACCCTCTGACAGACAGCTTTACCACCA ATGTGGTTCCTCAGCCGGTGAATCTGAGGAGCAGTGACGTGTCCTCTGATCGTTTTAAAGTGATGTGGCAGCACGCCGCATCTGATGTCTCTTTCTACAGACTCATCTGGAGACCTGCAGCTGGAGGAGAAACAAAAGag TTTCTCATGAATGGGAACTCAAACTGGTACGTGATCACGGGTCTGAGGCCTTTGACTGAATATGAAGTTTCTCTGTCTGGGGTGTACCGAGATGAATCTGAGAGTGATCCAGTGGAGATCAGTGAATCTACAG TGGCCAGAACAACAACAGCTGCTACAACCACCACAAGCACAGCAACAGCCG ttgtGCGACAGGTGGTCAGGAATATCAGGCTGAGTGATGCGACGACCTTCAGCATGCGCGTGTCATGGGATTCTGCAGGGCCAAACGTGCGTCAGTACAGAGTGTCTTACATCAGCACAAGAGGTGACCGCGCTGAACAGCTG TCGATGGTTCCTGCGGGTCAGATGTCAGTCGTGCTTCAGCCTCTTCTGTCAGACATAGAGTATCGTGTCAGCGTGTCAGCGGTGTACAGTGATGGCGAGGGTCCTGTACTCACACGCGTCGCACGCACAC TGCCTCTGTCTGCACCCAGCAACCTCCGGGTGTCAGAGGAATGGTACAATCGCTTCCGGATCACCTGGGACACACCTCCTTCTCCCACCATGGGGTACAGGATTGTGTACCAGCCCACCTCAG TGCTGGGTCGTGCGCTGGAGACGTTTGTCGGTGATGATGTGAACACGATGTTGATCTTGAATCTGTTGAGTGGGACGGAGTACAGCGTTAAAGTCATCGCCACATATACCACAGGATCCAGCGATGCGCTGACCGGGCGCGCCAAAACAC tTTATCTGGGAGTGAATAATCTCAACACATACCAGGTGCGGGTGACAAGCATGTGTGCCCAGTGGCAGCCCCATCGTCATGCCAACCAGTACCGTGTCATCATTGAGTCACAGCTGA ATGGTgagaaacaggaagtgaggtTGGGTGGCTCCGCCTCCAGGTACTGCTTTAATGACCTCACACCGAACACATTGTACAAGATCAGCATTCACGCTCAGCTGCAGGACGCGGAAGGGCCTGCGGTCACCACCACACAGAGAACAT TTCCTGTGCCCACAGTCCCCCCCACCAGAGCCGCCACCTCCCCCCCGGCCACTTTACCTGCTACTAAAGAAG TGTGTCGAGCAGCTAAAGCTGACCTGGTGTTTCTGGTGGACGGTTCGTGGAGTGTTGGAGATGAAAACTTCCAGAAGATCATCCGTTTTCTGTACAGCACAACAGGAGCTCTGGACAGGATCGGACCTGATGGaacacag GTGGCTCTCGCTCAGTTCAGCGACGATCCTCGTACAGAGTTTAAACTGAACTCCTATGACAAAAAAGAAACTCTTCTGGACGCTATTCAGAGAATCACTTATAAAGGAGGAAACACAAAGACAG GCAGAGCCATGAAGCACGTCAAAGATGCTGTGTTCACTGcggtgggcggggctagaaggGGCGTGCCCAAAGTCCTGGTGGTGCTGACGGATGGGCGTTCCCAAGACGATGTCCTTCTCGTGTCCCAGGAGCTCCAGGTGGAAG GTTATATCGTGTTTGCCATCGGTTTTTCTGATGCCGATTACGGCGAGCTGGTGAGTATTGCCAGCAAACCCAGTGAGAGACACGTGTTCTTCGTGGACGATCTCGACGCCTTCAGAAAGATCGAAGAGAAGCTCGTCACCTTTGTGTGTGAGGCCGCATCAGcaa CCTGTCCATCTGTACCTATGAGTGGCAGCACATTACCAg gCTTCAGGATGATGGAGATGTTTGGTTTGGTGGTTCACACGTACAGCAGTGTGAACGGTGTCTCCATGCAGCCCGGCACCTTTAACAGTTACAGCAGCTACAGACTGAGTAGTGATAATCTCATCACACAACCCACCAG GTTAATCCATCCGGAGGGTCTGCCATCAGACTACACCATCACAATGCTTTTCCGGCTGCTTCCAGAAACCCCCAAGGAGCCATTTGCATTGTGGGCAATCCTGAACAGCAACAACGAGCCATTAGTGGGTGTGATTCTGGACA ATGAAGGGAAGACTTTGACCTTCTTCAACACAGACTATAACGGTGATTTCCAGGCGGTGACGTTTGAGGGGGCAGAAATTCAGAAACTCTTTTACGGCAGTTTTCATAAG ctCCACATCGCAGTGAGTAAGACCTCGGCTCTGGTGATGGTTGACTGTAAGTCAGTGGGTGAGAAATCTATTAATGCTGCCAGTAACATCAGCACTGATGGTTTGGAGGTGCTGGGCAGGACGGTTCGATCCAGAGGATCCAAAGTCAACTCTGCACcg TTTCAGCTGCAATCGTTTGATATTGTTTGTAGCACATCATGGGCCAGACGGGACAAATGCTGTGAGCTGCCCAACctg AGAAAGGAATCAGATTGTCCCGCACTGCCCCGTGCCTGCACCTGCACACAGGACAGCAAGGGACCCCCTGGCCCCACGGGACCCCCT ggaGGTCCTGGTATCAGAGGAGCTCGAGGAGATCGAGGAGAACCTGGACCAGGG ggtCCTGTTGGTCTAGTAGGTGATGCTGGAGTTCCAGGTGCTCAGGGTCCCCCCGGACCCCCAGGGCCCAGCGGACGCTCCATCAGAGGCCCTCAG gggGCCGCCGGTGAGACGGGGCAGAAAGGTGAGGCAGGCTCTCCAGGGCCTCAG GGTGTTCCAGGCACTCCAGGGCCAGCAGGACGTGACGGGCCCCCAGGACACCGG GGCCTGACGGGTAAAGATGGGCCTCAGGGAAGAGAGGGACCCCGGGGAACCATA GGAGGTCCGGGGGCTCCAGGAGCCCCAGGAGAAAACGGCCCCCCAGGACCTACAGGACACCAGGGTCCTCCG GGTATCCTAGGAGCTAAAGGAGAGAAGGGTGAGAGG GTCACATGGCACGTTACAACTCCATTCTCAATCACGTTCCCAGTCAGCCGGTCTCTATCCGCACCGTGCCCGGCCCTCCAGGAGAGTCCGGACGACCAGGAGCCCCAGGACCTCAGGGAGAGCAGGGCCCGTCTGGGCGACCTGGATTTCCTGGCAGTAATGGAGAGAACGGCCAGCCCGGAGCCAGAG GTCCTCCGGGTGAGAAAGGAGAGAAAGGGAGTCCAGGTGTGGGTGTGCAGGGACTCCGAGGAGCTGCTGGGCCTCCAG GACCGCCCGGTGAAGGGAGAACAGGAAGTACTGGAGCTTCTGGTCGTCCCGGTAACCCCGGTACTCCCGGCAGACCTGGAATTCCAGGACCCGTGGGTCCGCCCGGACCGCCCGGATATTGTGACCAGAACTCTTGCTTAG